Proteins encoded together in one Pseudomonas sp. Seg1 window:
- a CDS encoding LacI family DNA-binding transcriptional regulator, with translation MNDFSAAQRSRVTMLDVAERAGVSKASVSRFIGDDRALLSDAIALRIEQAIAELGYRPNQMARGLKRGRTRLIGMLVADIRNPYSIAVMHGVETACRAHGYSLVVCNTDRDDEQERQHLALLRSYNIEGLIVNTLGHHRDELHELHREMPLVLVDRKVDGLDSDMVGLNNPQAVAMALAHLEQRGYRDVLLVTEPFDGTSSRIERVSSFQTQVAQRSGLTGAVLETGDDLAIHLQTFLNTPGPGPKALFCANGVAALAATHALRKIGSQLFEDVGLIALDDLDWYPLVGSGITALAQPTQEIGARAFECLLRRLRGDDKAARVLDFAPVLVERGSTLRFFAD, from the coding sequence GTGAACGACTTTTCCGCCGCCCAGCGCAGCCGCGTGACCATGCTCGATGTCGCCGAACGCGCCGGTGTTTCCAAGGCCAGCGTCTCGCGTTTCATCGGCGATGACCGCGCCCTGCTCTCCGATGCCATTGCCTTGCGCATCGAGCAGGCGATTGCCGAACTGGGCTATCGCCCAAACCAGATGGCCCGCGGCCTCAAACGCGGGCGTACTCGCTTGATCGGCATGCTGGTGGCCGACATCCGTAACCCTTATTCGATTGCCGTGATGCACGGGGTGGAAACCGCCTGCCGTGCGCACGGCTACAGCCTGGTGGTGTGCAACACCGACCGCGATGACGAGCAAGAGCGTCAGCATCTGGCCCTCCTGCGCTCGTACAACATCGAAGGCCTGATCGTGAACACCCTAGGCCATCACCGTGACGAATTGCATGAATTGCACCGCGAAATGCCGCTGGTACTGGTGGATCGCAAGGTCGACGGGCTCGACAGCGACATGGTCGGGTTGAACAACCCGCAGGCCGTGGCAATGGCCCTCGCCCATCTTGAGCAGCGTGGCTATCGCGATGTGCTGCTGGTCACCGAACCATTTGACGGCACCAGCTCGCGGATCGAGCGGGTCAGCAGTTTTCAGACGCAGGTTGCGCAGCGTTCCGGGTTGACCGGGGCGGTGCTGGAAACGGGCGACGATCTGGCCATTCACCTGCAAACTTTTTTAAACACTCCAGGGCCGGGGCCGAAAGCGCTGTTTTGCGCCAACGGTGTGGCGGCGCTGGCCGCGACTCATGCCTTGCGCAAGATCGGCTCGCAGTTGTTTGAGGATGTCGGGCTGATTGCCCTGGATGACCTGGACTGGTATCCGTTGGTGGGCAGCGGGATTACGGCGCTGGCCCAGCCGACGCAAGAGATTGGCGCGCGGGCGTTCGAGTGTTTGCTCAGGCGACTGCGGGGAGATGATAAGGCGGCGCGGGTGCTGGATTTTGCGCCGGTGCTGGTTGAGCGTGGGTCGACCTTGAGATTTTTCGCTGATTGA
- a CDS encoding sugar kinase, translating to MSEIDILSFGETMAMLVAEQCGDLARVEQFHKRIAGADSNVAIGLSRLGFDVAWLSRVGNDSLGRFVVDTLTREGLDCWHVEVDNQHPTGFQFKSRTDDGSDPQVEYFRRGSAASHLSPQSINESLLSARHLHATGIPPALSASAREMSLELMTRMRHAGRSVSFDPNLRPSLWASEREMISEINRLAALAHWVLPGLSEGRLLTGFEDPADIAAFYLDQGAEAVAIKLGPQGAYYRTQLDQGFVAGVPVAHVVDTVGAGDGFAVGMISALLEQQSFAEAVQRANWIGSRAVQSRGDMEGLPTRSELVAEFEHAIAGKPAPTLTVVQTKPVGAGLPAMRP from the coding sequence ATGTCTGAGATCGATATTCTGTCGTTTGGCGAAACCATGGCGATGCTGGTGGCCGAGCAATGCGGCGATCTGGCGCGGGTCGAGCAATTCCACAAGCGCATTGCCGGTGCCGACAGCAACGTGGCGATCGGCCTTTCACGCCTGGGTTTCGATGTCGCGTGGCTGAGCCGGGTGGGTAACGATTCGCTAGGCCGTTTTGTCGTCGACACCTTGACCCGCGAAGGGCTGGATTGCTGGCACGTTGAGGTCGACAACCAACACCCGACCGGTTTCCAGTTCAAATCCCGCACCGACGATGGCAGCGATCCGCAGGTCGAGTATTTCCGCCGCGGTTCGGCGGCCAGTCATCTGTCGCCGCAGTCGATCAATGAAAGCCTGCTGAGCGCCCGGCATTTGCACGCCACCGGGATTCCGCCAGCGCTGTCGGCCTCGGCGCGGGAGATGTCGCTGGAGCTGATGACGCGCATGCGCCATGCCGGACGCAGCGTGTCGTTCGACCCTAATCTGCGCCCGAGCCTGTGGGCCAGCGAGCGCGAAATGATCAGCGAGATCAACCGTCTCGCCGCCCTCGCCCACTGGGTCTTGCCGGGCTTGAGTGAAGGTCGTTTGCTCACGGGTTTCGAAGACCCGGCGGACATCGCCGCGTTCTATCTCGATCAGGGGGCCGAAGCGGTGGCGATCAAGCTTGGGCCGCAGGGCGCCTATTACCGCACGCAACTGGATCAGGGCTTTGTCGCCGGCGTGCCGGTAGCCCATGTCGTCGATACGGTGGGCGCGGGTGACGGCTTTGCGGTGGGGATGATCAGTGCCCTGCTGGAACAGCAGAGTTTTGCCGAGGCGGTGCAACGGGCGAACTGGATTGGCAGTCGGGCGGTGCAGAGTCGCGGGGATATGGAGGGGTTGCCGACCCGATCCGAACTCGTTGCTGAATTTGAACACGCCATCGCTGGCAAGCCAGCTCCCACATTGACCGTGGTGCAGACAAAACCTGTGGGAGCTGGCTTGCCAGCGATGAGGCCCTGA
- a CDS encoding DUF1345 domain-containing protein — translation MRFLARTHPRLSAAALLGLATGLLAPADSIVSKILIGWNAGVWTYLILMLWLTARSKAPDVKRIAEVEDENAGLVLFVVCIAALASLATITFELAGSKDLEASSKLLHYGFTALTVIGSWLLIGVIFCVHYARLYYTWDGKEPALRFSEGLTTPNYWDFLYFSFTIGVAVQTADVGVATRDMRKIVLAQSLIGFVFNTAILGFSINIAAGLFG, via the coding sequence ATGCGCTTCCTCGCCCGCACCCATCCTCGCCTTTCCGCCGCTGCCCTGCTCGGCCTTGCCACAGGTCTTCTGGCCCCCGCCGACTCCATCGTCAGCAAAATCCTCATCGGCTGGAACGCAGGCGTCTGGACTTACCTGATCCTGATGCTCTGGCTTACTGCGCGTTCCAAGGCACCGGACGTCAAACGCATCGCCGAAGTCGAAGATGAAAACGCCGGTCTGGTGTTGTTCGTGGTGTGCATCGCCGCGCTGGCCAGTCTCGCCACCATCACCTTCGAACTCGCCGGCAGCAAGGATCTGGAAGCCTCTAGCAAACTGCTGCACTACGGTTTCACCGCACTGACCGTGATCGGCTCATGGTTATTGATCGGGGTGATCTTTTGCGTGCATTACGCCCGCCTGTATTACACATGGGATGGCAAGGAACCCGCGTTGCGTTTTTCCGAAGGCCTGACCACGCCCAACTACTGGGACTTCCTGTATTTCTCGTTCACCATCGGCGTTGCGGTGCAAACGGCCGATGTCGGCGTGGCAACGCGGGACATGCGCAAAATCGTGTTGGCACAATCGTTGATCGGCTTCGTGTTCAACACGGCCATTCTGGGTTTTTCAATCAATATCGCGGCCGGCTTGTTCGGCTGA
- a CDS encoding AP endonuclease — protein MNKPAVSISLSSYGAELVRQRGQDFFIDVLAAAGADRIEWREELLTRENPAQLSEATAALGLQSIYSSPTELWLAGQSRANPELITALQHAEVFGSKWLKVSLGYFTDNCDLTALKQLLDSSPVQLLVENDQTLHGGRIEPFQRFFTAVEQHSLPIKMTFDIGNWQWQDQSAANAARLLGRHVGYVHCKAVARRADGKLVAVPPEVSDLHLWEQLLRHMAQGVMRAAEYPLQGDDLVALTREHVATLARLGQSRLEPAHV, from the coding sequence ATGAATAAACCTGCCGTTTCCATCAGCCTGTCCAGCTACGGCGCCGAGCTTGTGCGCCAGCGCGGGCAAGACTTTTTTATCGATGTGCTCGCCGCTGCCGGCGCCGATCGCATTGAATGGCGCGAAGAATTGCTTACCCGGGAAAACCCCGCGCAATTGAGCGAAGCCACCGCCGCGCTGGGCCTGCAAAGCATCTATTCGTCGCCGACCGAACTGTGGCTCGCCGGCCAGTCACGCGCTAATCCCGAACTGATCACCGCCCTGCAACACGCCGAGGTGTTCGGTTCAAAGTGGCTGAAAGTCTCGCTCGGCTATTTCACCGACAACTGTGATCTGACAGCTCTGAAACAACTTCTCGACAGCAGCCCGGTGCAACTGCTGGTGGAAAACGACCAGACCTTGCACGGCGGCCGCATCGAACCGTTCCAGCGCTTCTTCACGGCGGTAGAACAGCACAGCCTGCCGATCAAGATGACATTCGACATCGGCAACTGGCAGTGGCAAGACCAGTCCGCCGCCAACGCCGCCCGCCTGCTCGGTCGCCATGTTGGCTACGTGCACTGCAAGGCTGTGGCCCGGCGTGCCGACGGCAAACTGGTGGCGGTGCCGCCGGAAGTCAGCGACCTGCATCTGTGGGAACAACTGCTGCGGCACATGGCCCAAGGCGTTATGCGTGCGGCCGAGTATCCGTTGCAAGGTGATGATCTGGTCGCGTTGACCCGCGAACACGTCGCCACCCTCGCCCGTCTCGGCCAATCCCGTCTGGAGCCTGCCCATGTCTGA